One window of Cydia strobilella chromosome 10, ilCydStro3.1, whole genome shotgun sequence genomic DNA carries:
- the LOC134744585 gene encoding organic cation transporter protein-like encodes MSVDKREMNLDRILVKEIGQWGRFQVRAVVLCALVALVGSVQCYAYLFTVVKVKTRCVIPECEDSIPLFSPPWILNAVPSSGNSFDNCHRFTTNMSRISDSCSADLFDRNSSVQCEEYVYEHKNSAYYEFGLACDDWRPTLIGSARTLGYMFCLPMMGLVSDRWGRRLALALTTFNSVWIGSLAYFSGSYNCYISISFVEALFGACTFSSAYILAVEYVGPKYRVATGVTMSTCLAIGQTLLGAIAWTEPYWRHLILMLYLPQFIFVVYFWIAPESVRWLISKGRYEEALTILKKAAKMNRSALSERTLKEFSKSTNVVTKEKDTSEPWLICLVFRHKPILLRCLVTPVWWITCILMYYGLTISSVGISGNRYINYSACNAIEIPGYWTAVLLLNRIGRKVVLAAGFLISGACQIGFIFVSDGNYWLSLTVYLIGKMCVSGVITSLYVYTAELYPTRYRSSLFAYSSMIGRVGGILAPLMPGIAAVVWVHLPFLVFGVLALVSGLLVLLAPETLGAPLPDSMKEAANLGKESPVLRWLKTLMFRNKSYTIK; translated from the exons ATGTCTGTGGATAAAAGAGAGATGAACCTGGATCGGATCTTAGTGAAAGAAATTGGTCAATGGGGGCGGTTCCAGGTCAGAGCCGTGGTGTTGTGCGCCCTGGTGGCATTGGTAGGGAGTGTGCAGTGCTATGCGTATTTGTTTACTGTTGTGAAGGTCAAAACAAG ATGCGTCATCCCCGAATGTGAGGACTCCATCCCCCTGTTCTCCCCACCATGGATCCTGAACGCGGTGCCGTCGTCAGGGAACTCCTTCGACAACTGCCATCGTTTTACAACGAACATGTCACGGATCAGTGACTCTTGTTCAGCAGACTTGTTTGATAGGAATTCGTCGGTGCAATGCGAGGAGTATGTTTATGAGCATAAGAATTCAGCTTATTATGAG TTTGGTCTGGCCTGCGACGACTGGCGGCCAACCCTGATCGGCTCCGCCAGGACCCTGGGCTACATGTTCTGCCTACCGATGATGGGCCTCGTCTCCGACCGCTGGGGCCGGCGACTAGCCCTCGCCCTTACCACCTTCAACTCTGTTTGGATCGGTAGCCTGGCGTATTTTTCTGGCTCCTACAACTGCTACATATCTATATCATTTGTAGAAGCTTTGTTTGGAGCGTGTACTTTTTCCAGTGCTTATATTTTAG CCGTGGAATATGTAGGACCAAAATACCGAGTAGCAACTGGCGTCACTATGAGCACTTGCCTAGCAATAGGACAAACACTTTTGGGAGCAATAGCCTGGACGGAGCCTTATTGGAGGCATCTAATCCTCATGCTCTACTTGCCACAATTCATTTTCGTGGTTTACTTTTGGATTGCACCAGAATCTGTTCGATGGCTGATCAGCAAAGGCCGGTATGAAGAAGCCTTAACCATCTTGAAAAAAGCTGCTAAGATGAACAGAAGTGCTTTGTCAGAAAGGACTTTAAAAGAGTTCTCAAAGTCAACAAATGTTGTGACTAAAGAAAAAGATACTTCGGAACCTTGGTTAATATGTCTGGTTTTCAGACATAAACCAATTTTATTGCGTTGTTTAGTGACGCCGGTGTGGTGGATTACTTGTATTCTAATGTACTACGGGCTGACGATATCTTCTGTGGGAATATCAGGGAACAGATACATCAACTATTCAGCGTGCAACGCCATTGAGATCCCGGGGTATTGGACCGCCGTGCTGCTTTTGAACAGGATTGGGAGGAAGGTTGTGTTAGCGGCAGGATTTTTGATAAGTGGAGCCTGCCAGATTGGGTTTATATTTGTGTCTGACG GTAACTATTGGCTTTCCCTGACAGTATACCTGATCGGCAAGATGTGCGTGTCCGGCGTCATAACGTCCCTGTATGTGTACACCGCTGAACTGTATCCCACGCGGTACCGGTCCAGTCTCTTCGCGTATTCCTCCATGATTGGAAGAGTTGGAGGCATCTTAGCGCCGCTTATGCCTGGAATT GCGGCAGTGGTGTGGGTGCACCTGCCGTTCCTGGTGTTCGGCGTGCTGGCGCTGGTCTCCGGCCTGCTGGTGCTGCTGGCGCCGGAGACCCTCGGCGCACCCTTGCCTGACTCCATGAAGGAGGCTGCCAACCTCGGCAAGGAGTCACCTGTGCTGCGGTGGTTGAAGACGCTAATGTTTAGGAACAAAAGTTACactattaaataa
- the LOC134745056 gene encoding organic cation transporter protein-like, with product MAEDKRMNLDRILVEEVGQWGRFQLRAVVLCALVTVMGGLQCYAYLFTVVKVKTRCLIPECEDSTPLFSPLWILNAVPSSGNSFDNCHRFPARIWNTSDSCPAEWFMRNSSVRCEEYVYEHKNSAYYEFNLACDEWLPTLVGSVRTVGYMICLPIMGLVTDRWGRRLALSLTAFYVACVGSSTYFAGSYISYTTLSFAEQLLGAWVFPCSYVLAVEYVGPKYRMFAGASISTSLAVGEILLGFIAWLQPYWRHLILILYVPEFIFIIYMWIAPESVRWLMSKGRYEEALTILKKAAEVNGKALSEKTLKEFSEVKVETREKVSEPWLVCLIFKHKAILLRCFVTPIWWLTSILMYYGLTIASVGISGNKYLNYMASVAVQVPGYWAAVLLIDRIGRKALVSTGFLISGACQIAFIFVPDGNYWLSLSIYLIGKMFIAGVATSLYVYTAELYPTRYRTSLLAYSSMIGRVGGILAPLMPGLAAVVWVHLPFLVFGVLALVSGLLVLLAPETLGAPLPDSMEEAAELGTTSPFSLCRARKISYNVN from the exons ATGGCTGAAGATAAAAGAATGAACCTAGATCGCATCTTAGTTGAAGAAGTGGGTCAATGGGGAAGGTTCCAGCTCAGGGCCGTGGTGTTATGTGCTTTAGTGACCGTAATGGGTGGATTGCAGTGCTATGCGTATCTATTTACTGTTGTGAAGGTCAAAACAAG ATGCCTCATCCCTGAATGTGAGGATTCCACCCCCCTGTTCTCCCCACTATGGATCCTGAACGCGGTGCCGTCGTCAGGGAACTCCTTCGACAACTGCCATCGTTTCCCAGCAAGGATATGGAACACCTCTGACTCTTGTCCTGCTGAATGGTTTATGAGGAACTCGTCGGTGAGATGCGAGGAGTATGTTTATGAGCATAAAAACTCCGCTTATTATGAG TTCAACCTGGCTTGCGATGAATGGCTCCCAACCCTGGTCGGCTCTGTGCGGACCGTTGGCTACATGATCTGCCTGCCCATCATGGGGCTCGTAACGGACCGCTGGGGCCGAAGACTGGCGCTGTCTCTTACAGCCTTCTATGTAGCTTGTGTTGGGTCCTCGACGTATTTTGCTGGATCGTATATCAGCTATACAACCCTGTCATTTGCTGAGCAACTGCTGGGAGCGTGGGTGTTTCCGTGCTCTTATGTTTTAG CTGTGGAATACGTGGGGCCGAAATACCGAATGTTCGCTGGTGCTTCTATTAGCACCAGTCTCGCCGTCGGAGAAATTCTCCTAGGCTTCATAGCCTGGCTGCAACCTTATTGGAGACATCTGATCCTCATACTCTACGTGCCTGAATTTATCTTCATTATCTACATGTGGATCGCACCTGAATCAGTTCGGTGGCTGATGAGTAAAGGTCGCTACGAAGAAGCTTTGACGATCTTGAAAAAAGCAGCTGAAGTTAATGGAAAAGCTTTATCGGAGAAAACTTTAAAAGAATTCTCAGAAGTCAAGGTTGAGACTAGAGAAAAAGTTTCCGAGCCTTGGTTAGTGTGTTTGATTTTCAAACATAAGGCAATTTTACTGCGATGCTTCGTGACGCCGATATGGTGGCTAACGTCCATCTTAATGTACTACGGTTTAACGATAGCATCAGTGGGGATATCAGGCAACAAGTACCTGAACTACATGGCGTCGGTGGCCGTCCAGGTGCCGGGATATTGGGCCGCGGTGTTGCTAATAGATAGGATTGGTAGGAAAGCTTTAGTGTCCACAGGATTTTTGATAAGTGGAGCTTGTCAGATCGCGTTTATATTTGTTCCGGATG GGAATTATTGGCTATCCCTTTCAATTTACCTGATTGGAAAGATGTTCATCGCCGGTGTGGCGACGTCCCTTTACGTGTACACCGCCGAACTATACCCCACGCGATATAGAACTAGTCTGTTAGCTTACTCTTCTATGATAGGAAGAGTTGGAGGGATCTTGGCACCGCTTATGCCTGGTTTA GCAGCAGTGGTGTGGGTGCACCTGCCGTTCCTGGTGTTCGGCGTGCTGGCGCTGGTGTCCGGCCTGCTGGTGCTGCTGGCGCCGGAGACCCTCGGCGCGCCCTTACCTGACTCCATGGAGGAGGCTGCGGAACTTGGCACGACCAGCCCGTTCAGTCTGTGTAGGGCTAGGAAAATATCttataatgttaattaa